In Pectobacterium aroidearum, the following are encoded in one genomic region:
- a CDS encoding ABC transporter ATP-binding protein encodes MRTTPIIQVQQVSQRFNTASGEFLALDQVSFDIHTGETISLIGHSGCGKSTLLNLIAGLTLPSSGGLLCDNREIDGPGPERGVVFQNHSLLPWLTTYENVALAVRQVFRGQMNKHEMHEWITHNLELVHMGHALNKRPNEISGGMKQRVGIARALAMKPKVLLMDEPFGALDALTRAHLQDAVMEIQQRLQTTIVLITHDVDEAVLLSDRVLMMTNGPAATVGEIMTVELERPRSRVALADDPRYHHYRQQVLHFLYEKQPKAA; translated from the coding sequence ATGCGTACAACACCGATTATTCAAGTGCAGCAGGTGAGCCAGCGTTTCAACACCGCCAGCGGTGAGTTTCTGGCGCTGGATCAGGTGAGTTTTGACATTCATACCGGTGAGACGATCAGCCTGATCGGCCACTCCGGCTGCGGCAAGTCCACGTTATTGAACTTGATCGCCGGTCTGACGCTGCCGAGCAGCGGCGGTCTGCTGTGTGACAACCGTGAAATCGACGGACCGGGGCCGGAGCGCGGCGTGGTCTTTCAGAACCACTCGCTGCTGCCGTGGCTGACCACCTACGAAAACGTTGCGCTGGCGGTACGCCAGGTATTTCGCGGGCAGATGAATAAGCACGAGATGCACGAATGGATTACCCACAATCTGGAACTGGTGCACATGGGGCACGCGTTGAACAAGCGGCCGAATGAGATTTCCGGCGGGATGAAGCAGCGTGTGGGTATCGCCCGCGCGCTGGCGATGAAGCCGAAAGTGTTGCTGATGGATGAACCGTTTGGTGCGCTGGATGCGCTGACTCGCGCGCACCTTCAGGATGCAGTCATGGAGATTCAGCAGCGTTTGCAAACCACGATTGTGCTGATTACTCACGACGTAGACGAGGCGGTGTTGCTATCGGATCGTGTGCTGATGATGACCAACGGCCCGGCGGCGACGGTCGGTGAAATCATGACGGTCGAGCTGGAACGTCCACGCTCGCGCGTCGCACTGGCCGACGATCCGCGTTACCACCACTACCGTCAGCAGGTGCTGCATTTCTTATATGAAAAACAGCCTAAAGCAGCCTGA
- the nirB gene encoding nitrite reductase large subunit NirB, protein MKPHLIVIGNGMASARFVDVLRQLAATRYRITVIGDEPRASYNRILLSPVLSGEKAFTDTLLTPAAIDDDAALPVNTLLGERVTHIDRQQREVTTTQRQLHYDHLVLATGSTPFMPPMPGIDLAGVCGFRTLDDVELMLATIRRSVPAVVIGGGLLGIEAAAALKLRGADVTLLHRVPVLMERQLDAMASDLLCDSLRARGIACETDVQVVALHGDEHGVTAVALADGRTIPAGLVVVTAGVIPASQLARECGLPCNRGILVDGQLQTADPYISAIGECCELNGEVVGLVAPCFAHATLVAQRLAGHAPQDYQREQAATRLKVTGIGVVSGGDINVAPDDEVYTLFDPQTQHYRRLLLRDGRLSGVLLYGDTDDSQRLLAAMDRATAGETIPPASLLFGFSSPDSDSQPEAVRIPVMSKPILVVVGHGMVGHYFLEQLVERDLHQHYHIVVFGEERHEAYDRVHLSEYFSGRSAASLSLVKEGFFAESGIELRNASEIVAIDRERQCVSDAQGREIAYDKLVLATGSYAFVPPIPGNTRPGCLVYRTLDDLDAIAAQAKKAKSGVVIGGGLLGLEAANALRQLGLDTHVVEFAPRLMAVQLDDGGATMLRRKIEALGVQIHVSKETREITDGEQALHRLCFADGSVLETDLVLFSAGIRPRDKLADSCDLEKGPRGGIVIDDHCQTSDDAIFAIGECALWKGQIFGLVAPGYQMARSVADTLAQRDTPFTGADMSTKLKLLGVDVASIGDAHGRTAGSQSYQWTDGPNEIYKKIVVSADGKHLLGAVLIGDSSDYSTLLQMMLNDMPLPAQPESLILPARSGDAPKGLGVAALPASAQICSCHNVSKGDISAAVAGGCGELGALKTCTKAGTGCGGCVPLLKQVMEYELTQLGVEVKKDICEHFAYSRQELYHLIRVHEIRSFDSLLERYGHGLGCEVCKPLVGSMLASCWNDYLLQPQHLPLQDTNDRFFANIQKDGTYSVVPRVPAGEITPEGLIAIGQVAQRYNLYTKITGGQRVDLFGARLEQLPAIWRELIDAGFETGHAYGKSLRTVKSCVGSTWCRYGVQDSTGLAIQLEHRYKGLRSPHKIKMAVSGCTRECAEAQSKDIGVIATDKGWNLYVCGNGGMKPRHADLFASDLDTETLLRTIDRVLMFYIRTGDRLQRTSTWMDNLEGGIDYLRQVILEDSLNIGEELDKEMQRVVEAYQCEWQTTLESPERLALFRGFLNSDSPDEAVVMVPERGQIRPAQDHEKAVSPEPVALKPTAHEAEWVQVATLGDIPRHAGMAARLGQQQIALFHLPGSEQQVYALENHEPGSGANVLSRGLIGDVAGEPVVISPLYKKRFKLRDGVSPDDSALYVRAWPVRVEDDEIWVCRQPLAVPESVGLADAAMAKAS, encoded by the coding sequence ATGAAACCGCATCTGATTGTGATTGGTAATGGGATGGCAAGCGCACGATTCGTCGATGTGCTGCGTCAACTGGCCGCGACGCGCTACCGCATCACCGTGATTGGTGATGAACCGCGCGCCAGCTATAACCGCATTCTGCTGTCGCCGGTATTGAGCGGCGAAAAAGCGTTTACGGATACGCTGCTGACGCCTGCAGCTATCGACGATGATGCGGCGCTGCCGGTGAACACTCTGCTGGGTGAGCGGGTAACTCATATCGATCGCCAGCAGCGTGAGGTGACAACGACGCAACGGCAACTGCATTACGACCATCTGGTGCTGGCGACAGGTTCCACGCCGTTTATGCCGCCGATGCCCGGTATCGATCTGGCGGGTGTGTGTGGCTTCCGCACGCTGGATGATGTCGAGCTGATGTTGGCGACGATCCGCCGGTCCGTTCCTGCGGTGGTGATTGGCGGGGGCTTGCTCGGGATTGAAGCGGCAGCGGCGCTGAAACTGCGCGGCGCTGACGTCACGCTGCTGCATCGCGTTCCGGTTTTGATGGAGCGGCAGTTGGACGCTATGGCAAGCGATCTGCTGTGCGACAGCCTGCGCGCACGCGGTATTGCCTGTGAGACGGATGTGCAGGTTGTGGCGCTGCACGGTGATGAACACGGCGTCACGGCTGTTGCACTGGCGGATGGCCGCACGATCCCCGCCGGTCTGGTGGTGGTGACCGCGGGCGTGATCCCCGCCAGCCAGCTTGCACGCGAGTGCGGATTACCCTGCAACCGCGGCATCCTGGTGGACGGTCAACTGCAAACTGCCGACCCCTATATCAGCGCGATCGGCGAATGCTGCGAGCTCAACGGTGAAGTCGTCGGGCTGGTTGCCCCGTGTTTTGCCCATGCCACGCTGGTGGCGCAGCGTCTGGCCGGACACGCACCGCAAGATTATCAGCGTGAACAGGCGGCGACGCGGCTGAAAGTTACGGGCATTGGCGTGGTCAGCGGCGGCGATATTAACGTGGCGCCGGATGATGAGGTGTACACCCTTTTTGATCCGCAGACGCAGCACTATCGTCGTCTGCTCCTGCGCGACGGGCGGCTAAGCGGTGTTCTGCTGTATGGCGACACCGACGACAGCCAGCGTCTGCTGGCCGCAATGGATCGCGCAACTGCAGGCGAGACGATTCCGCCTGCCTCGCTGCTTTTTGGCTTTTCTTCCCCCGATTCTGACTCACAGCCTGAAGCTGTAAGGATTCCTGTCATGAGCAAACCTATTTTAGTGGTCGTTGGCCACGGTATGGTCGGCCACTATTTTCTTGAACAACTGGTCGAGCGCGACTTGCACCAGCACTACCACATCGTCGTCTTTGGCGAAGAACGCCATGAAGCCTATGACCGCGTGCATCTCTCCGAGTATTTCTCAGGGCGCAGCGCCGCCTCGCTGTCGCTGGTAAAAGAGGGTTTTTTTGCCGAGAGCGGTATTGAGCTGCGCAACGCCAGTGAGATCGTGGCTATCGATCGGGAACGTCAATGCGTATCTGACGCGCAGGGCAGAGAAATCGCCTACGACAAATTGGTGCTGGCGACGGGCTCTTATGCATTTGTTCCGCCGATTCCCGGCAATACGCGCCCCGGCTGTCTGGTGTATCGCACACTGGACGATCTGGACGCGATTGCGGCACAGGCGAAAAAGGCTAAATCCGGCGTAGTAATCGGTGGCGGCTTGCTGGGGCTGGAAGCCGCCAATGCCCTGCGTCAATTGGGGCTGGACACTCATGTGGTGGAATTTGCACCGCGCCTGATGGCGGTACAGTTGGATGACGGCGGTGCCACCATGCTGCGGCGCAAGATTGAAGCGCTGGGCGTACAGATTCATGTCAGCAAAGAAACGCGAGAAATTACCGACGGCGAGCAGGCGTTGCATCGTCTCTGCTTTGCTGACGGCAGCGTACTGGAAACCGATTTGGTGCTGTTTTCCGCCGGGATTCGTCCGCGTGACAAACTGGCGGATAGCTGTGATTTAGAGAAAGGGCCACGTGGTGGCATTGTGATTGATGACCATTGTCAAACCTCCGATGACGCAATTTTTGCCATCGGCGAATGTGCGCTATGGAAAGGCCAGATTTTCGGACTGGTGGCACCGGGCTACCAGATGGCACGCAGCGTAGCCGATACCCTGGCGCAGCGGGATACGCCATTTACCGGCGCTGATATGAGCACCAAGCTGAAACTGCTGGGTGTTGACGTGGCCTCGATTGGTGATGCGCACGGACGAACGGCGGGAAGCCAAAGTTATCAGTGGACGGACGGTCCGAACGAGATCTACAAGAAAATCGTCGTGTCTGCCGACGGCAAGCATTTACTGGGTGCGGTATTGATTGGCGATAGCAGCGATTACAGCACGCTGCTGCAAATGATGCTCAACGATATGCCGTTGCCCGCACAGCCGGAAAGCCTGATTTTACCTGCACGTTCTGGCGATGCGCCGAAAGGGCTGGGCGTGGCGGCGTTACCCGCTAGTGCACAGATCTGTTCTTGCCATAATGTCAGCAAAGGCGATATCTCTGCGGCGGTAGCGGGTGGCTGCGGCGAGCTGGGCGCGCTAAAAACCTGCACTAAAGCGGGAACAGGCTGCGGCGGCTGTGTGCCGCTGCTTAAACAGGTGATGGAATATGAACTGACGCAGTTGGGCGTCGAAGTGAAAAAGGACATTTGCGAGCACTTCGCCTACTCACGTCAGGAGCTGTATCACCTGATCCGCGTGCACGAAATCCGTTCATTCGACAGCCTTCTTGAGCGTTATGGCCACGGCTTGGGCTGTGAAGTGTGTAAGCCGCTGGTGGGGTCGATGCTGGCGTCTTGCTGGAATGATTATCTGCTGCAACCGCAGCACCTGCCGTTGCAGGATACCAACGATCGTTTCTTCGCCAACATCCAAAAAGACGGTACGTATTCCGTGGTGCCACGCGTGCCGGCAGGGGAAATTACGCCAGAAGGGTTAATCGCCATCGGTCAGGTGGCGCAGCGCTACAACCTGTACACCAAGATCACCGGCGGCCAGCGGGTGGACTTATTCGGTGCACGATTGGAACAACTGCCGGCGATCTGGCGTGAGCTGATCGACGCTGGATTTGAAACCGGCCATGCCTACGGTAAATCGCTGCGTACCGTGAAATCCTGCGTGGGTTCGACCTGGTGCCGCTACGGCGTGCAGGATTCCACCGGGCTGGCGATTCAACTGGAACACCGTTACAAGGGGCTGCGTTCACCGCATAAGATCAAAATGGCGGTGTCTGGCTGTACCCGCGAATGTGCAGAAGCGCAGAGCAAAGATATCGGCGTGATTGCCACTGATAAAGGCTGGAACCTTTACGTGTGCGGCAACGGCGGTATGAAACCGCGCCATGCGGATCTCTTCGCCAGCGATCTGGATACGGAAACCCTGCTGCGCACCATCGATCGGGTCTTGATGTTTTATATCCGCACCGGCGATCGCCTCCAGCGTACCAGCACCTGGATGGATAATCTGGAGGGCGGTATCGACTATTTACGTCAGGTGATTCTGGAAGACAGCCTGAATATCGGTGAAGAGCTGGATAAAGAGATGCAGCGTGTGGTGGAGGCCTACCAGTGTGAATGGCAAACCACGTTGGAAAGCCCGGAACGTCTGGCGCTGTTCCGCGGCTTCCTGAACAGCGATAGCCCGGATGAAGCGGTGGTGATGGTGCCGGAGCGTGGACAGATTCGTCCGGCACAGGATCATGAGAAAGCGGTATCGCCAGAACCGGTTGCGCTGAAGCCCACGGCACATGAAGCGGAATGGGTACAGGTGGCGACGCTGGGGGATATTCCGCGTCATGCGGGTATGGCGGCACGCCTCGGACAGCAGCAAATCGCGCTGTTCCATCTGCCGGGGAGCGAGCAGCAGGTGTACGCGCTGGAAAACCATGAACCGGGCAGCGGGGCGAATGTGTTGTCCCGTGGGCTGATAGGCGACGTGGCGGGTGAACCCGTCGTGATTTCTCCGCTGTACAAGAAACGCTTCAAGCTGCGTGATGGCGTGAGCCCAGATGACAGCGCGCTGTACGTGCGCGCCTGGCCGGTGCGCGTGGAAGACGACGAGATTTGGGTGTGCCGTCAGCCGCTGGCCGTACCGGAAAGCGTCGGTCTGGCAGACGCTGCTATGGCGAAAGCATCATGA
- a CDS encoding nitrate reductase — protein sequence MNARVCRTTCPYCGVGCGVLAERDEQGAVKISGDPVHPANLGRLCVKGSALGETLDLNGRLLWPLVEGRRVSWEQALDTVAERLLATMQQHGPQSVAFYGSGQLLTEDYYVANKLMKGFIGVANMDTNSRLCMASAVIGYKRGLGADAVPCNYEDIEQADVVVLVGSNTAWAHPVVYQRLVQAKQQRSQMQVVVVDPRRTATCDIADLHLPLQPGSDAGLFNGLLQWIVQHSRVDIAELAERFSGVEEALQSAQMWSVAQVADFCQLNEADIVRFYHLFSTSEKVVTLYSQGVNQSSSGSDKCNAIVNAHLLSGKIGAPGSGPFSITGQPNAMGGREVGGLANQLASHMGFTPQDIDRVGRFWQSDNVATQPGLNAVDLFRAVERGDIKAVWVMGTNPVVSMPDADRVKQALERCPLVIVSEVMRHTDTAETADILLPALGWGEKDGTVTNSERRLSRQRAFLPAPGEAKADWWILSQVAQRMGFAEAFTYQHPADIFREHAALSGFENNGSRAFDISGLAALSNQQWQQLEPIQWPVNAAFPRGRARLSDDGRFWHADGKARLVAITPSLPQSPWSAAYPLVLNTGRIRDQWHTMTRTGKAARLMRHISEPYCELHPQDAQMHDIQAGDLVRLSSVHGWMLARARIDAGQARGSVFVPMHWNQQFSAQARADSLVPPITDPHSGQPESKHSRVRIQPWHTAWQATLFFADESASAPLTLPAEHDVLPPPATYWSKIPHAGVTQYLFADRLPVDDWQAWLTEHYGLENMQCQIAQGNGVFHLVGWREGRVVLACYVSAQTLRIDSDAVCQAFITPPQRPHERHALLAGQAPQGQAQQGATICSCYSVGEAIIVDAIRQGCHSVAALGGALKCGTNCGSCIPELKALLSQHVPITVNELKKAG from the coding sequence ATGAACGCGCGCGTCTGTCGGACAACCTGCCCGTATTGTGGCGTTGGCTGTGGCGTGCTGGCAGAGCGCGACGAGCAGGGTGCGGTAAAGATCAGCGGCGATCCCGTGCATCCGGCGAATTTAGGGCGGTTGTGCGTCAAAGGCTCTGCGCTGGGAGAGACGCTGGATTTGAACGGTCGCCTGCTGTGGCCGCTGGTGGAAGGACGTCGTGTGAGCTGGGAGCAGGCGCTCGATACGGTGGCTGAGCGGCTGCTGGCAACCATGCAGCAACACGGCCCGCAGTCGGTGGCGTTTTATGGTTCAGGTCAGCTGTTGACGGAGGATTACTACGTTGCCAACAAGCTGATGAAGGGCTTTATTGGCGTCGCCAATATGGATACCAATTCGCGGCTGTGCATGGCGTCGGCGGTGATCGGCTACAAACGTGGACTGGGTGCGGATGCCGTTCCCTGTAATTACGAAGATATCGAACAGGCGGATGTGGTGGTGCTGGTGGGATCTAATACCGCCTGGGCGCATCCGGTGGTATATCAGCGACTGGTACAGGCGAAACAGCAGCGATCACAGATGCAGGTCGTGGTGGTCGATCCTCGACGTACCGCAACCTGCGATATCGCCGATCTGCATTTACCGCTGCAACCCGGCAGTGATGCCGGGCTGTTTAACGGCCTGTTGCAGTGGATTGTGCAGCACTCGCGTGTCGACATCGCCGAACTGGCCGAGCGTTTTTCCGGCGTAGAAGAGGCATTACAGTCGGCGCAGATGTGGTCGGTGGCGCAGGTGGCAGATTTCTGCCAGTTGAATGAAGCCGATATCGTGCGTTTTTATCACCTGTTCAGCACGAGTGAAAAGGTGGTCACGCTCTATTCACAGGGCGTTAATCAGTCGTCATCGGGTAGCGATAAGTGCAATGCGATCGTCAATGCTCATCTACTGAGCGGAAAAATCGGCGCGCCGGGTTCTGGCCCGTTTTCGATAACCGGACAGCCAAACGCGATGGGCGGGCGGGAAGTCGGCGGGTTGGCTAATCAGCTTGCCAGCCACATGGGCTTTACGCCGCAGGATATTGATCGCGTGGGGCGCTTCTGGCAGAGCGATAACGTAGCGACGCAGCCTGGCCTGAATGCGGTGGATCTATTTCGCGCCGTGGAACGTGGCGATATTAAAGCCGTGTGGGTGATGGGCACCAATCCAGTGGTGTCGATGCCGGATGCGGATCGGGTAAAACAGGCGCTGGAGCGCTGCCCGTTGGTGATCGTCTCCGAGGTGATGCGCCATACCGATACCGCAGAAACCGCCGATATCTTACTCCCCGCGCTGGGTTGGGGGGAAAAAGACGGCACGGTGACCAATTCCGAACGCCGGTTATCTCGTCAGCGTGCCTTTCTACCTGCACCCGGAGAAGCCAAAGCCGACTGGTGGATCCTGAGCCAGGTGGCGCAGCGTATGGGATTTGCCGAGGCATTTACCTATCAGCATCCGGCGGACATCTTTCGTGAACATGCAGCGCTATCCGGGTTTGAGAATAACGGGAGTCGTGCGTTTGATATCAGCGGGCTGGCGGCGCTTAGCAATCAGCAGTGGCAGCAGTTGGAACCGATACAGTGGCCAGTGAACGCGGCATTCCCACGCGGACGTGCCCGACTGAGTGACGATGGTCGATTCTGGCATGCCGATGGCAAAGCACGTCTGGTGGCGATAACCCCATCGCTGCCGCAAAGTCCGTGGAGCGCGGCATATCCGCTGGTGCTGAACACCGGGCGTATTCGCGATCAGTGGCACACCATGACGCGCACCGGTAAAGCGGCTCGCCTGATGCGTCATATCAGCGAACCTTACTGCGAGCTGCACCCGCAGGATGCGCAGATGCATGATATTCAGGCGGGCGATCTGGTGCGCTTATCGTCAGTGCACGGTTGGATGCTGGCGCGGGCGCGGATTGACGCCGGACAGGCGCGCGGCAGCGTGTTTGTGCCGATGCACTGGAATCAGCAGTTCAGCGCACAGGCGCGGGCAGACAGCTTAGTCCCGCCGATTACCGATCCTCATTCTGGCCAGCCGGAAAGCAAACACAGCCGGGTACGTATCCAGCCTTGGCATACCGCCTGGCAGGCAACGCTATTTTTTGCCGATGAATCGGCTTCAGCACCATTAACCTTACCCGCGGAGCATGATGTTCTGCCTCCGCCTGCAACGTATTGGAGCAAGATTCCGCATGCGGGTGTGACGCAGTACCTGTTTGCCGACCGCTTGCCAGTGGACGATTGGCAGGCGTGGTTGACGGAACATTATGGGTTAGAAAATATGCAGTGCCAGATTGCGCAGGGCAACGGCGTATTTCACCTGGTTGGCTGGCGCGAGGGCCGCGTAGTGTTGGCCTGCTATGTCAGCGCACAGACGCTACGCATCGACAGCGATGCGGTGTGTCAGGCGTTTATCACGCCACCGCAGCGACCGCACGAACGGCATGCACTACTGGCGGGTCAGGCACCGCAGGGGCAGGCGCAGCAGGGAGCCACGATCTGCAGTTGCTATAGCGTTGGTGAAGCGATCATTGTCGATGCGATTCGTCAAGGGTGCCACAGCGTCGCGGCATTAGGGGGAGCCCTGAAATGTGGCACTAACTGCGGTTCCTGTATCCCCGAACTGAAGGCGTTATTGAGTCAGCACGTGCCAATAACGGTCAATGAATTGAAGAAAGCAGGTTGA
- the cobA gene encoding uroporphyrinogen-III C-methyltransferase → MMTTQSILAQGQRRQPVLGGEIWLVGAGPGDVELLTLKALRAIQQADVVVYDRLVSAEIMDLVSEQALCIDVGKTRGCHRLSQEKINQLLVELAQAGQRVIRLKGGDPFIFGRGGEEMDYAQQAGIVCHVVPGITAATGCAAAVGLPLTHRACAQSVRFVTGHSRDGEPQLDWPTLADSQQTLVFYMGLSHSSRLCQRLIEHGLSAQTPVAIIERGTQPDQRLLTATLATLPALLARYQPQSPSLLVVGDVVRFCRHPALHVDAAPARLAMEKHEAA, encoded by the coding sequence ATGATGACAACACAATCAATATTGGCGCAGGGCCAACGGCGTCAGCCTGTACTCGGCGGTGAAATCTGGCTGGTGGGCGCAGGGCCGGGCGATGTGGAACTGCTGACGCTGAAGGCGCTGCGGGCAATCCAGCAGGCAGATGTGGTGGTCTACGATCGGCTGGTGTCGGCGGAGATAATGGATCTGGTGTCGGAGCAGGCGCTGTGCATCGACGTTGGGAAAACACGCGGCTGCCACCGTCTGTCACAGGAAAAAATCAATCAGCTGTTGGTCGAGTTGGCGCAGGCTGGGCAACGGGTGATCCGTCTTAAAGGCGGCGATCCCTTTATTTTTGGTCGCGGTGGCGAAGAGATGGACTATGCTCAGCAGGCCGGAATTGTCTGCCATGTGGTGCCGGGTATTACTGCCGCGACAGGCTGTGCGGCGGCCGTGGGGTTACCGTTGACCCATCGCGCCTGTGCACAGTCGGTACGTTTCGTGACCGGTCATTCGCGCGATGGCGAACCCCAGCTAGACTGGCCGACGCTGGCGGACAGCCAGCAAACGCTGGTGTTTTATATGGGGCTGAGTCACAGCAGCCGACTGTGCCAGCGCCTGATTGAGCATGGGTTGTCAGCACAAACGCCCGTTGCGATTATCGAACGCGGCACCCAGCCGGATCAACGGCTATTGACTGCAACGCTGGCAACCTTACCTGCATTACTGGCACGCTATCAGCCGCAGTCGCCCAGTCTGTTGGTGGTTGGTGACGTGGTCCGCTTCTGCCGTCATCCGGCGTTGCACGTCGACGCGGCTCCTGCGCGGCTGGCGATGGAAAAGCATGAAGCCGCCTGA
- a CDS encoding Rpn family recombination-promoting nuclease/putative transposase — MPSHDAIFKQFLSDIAVARDFLTIHLPNEIRERCDFSTLQLESASFIDEKLRARISDVLYSLRTTAGKGYIYCVIEHQSRPEKQMAFRLLRYCLAAMQQHLDQGHDRLPLVVPLLFYHGKTRPYPYPLRWLDSFADPVLAQALYEQPFPLVDLTVMPDDEIRTHRRMALLELVQKHIRTRDMLELAREIGLLFERWSVPLTQRRALLFYIAQVGNTSKPADFIDALAAPLSTGQEDIMTIAEQLKKMGFEEGIQRGIQQGLEQGIEQGMKSSARQIARELLLTGMDKEKVRQITRLENEELEQLVTAILHETQH, encoded by the coding sequence ATGCCATCGCACGATGCGATCTTTAAACAGTTTCTGAGCGACATCGCCGTCGCACGGGATTTTCTGACCATTCATCTGCCGAATGAAATCCGCGAGCGCTGTGATTTCAGCACGCTGCAACTGGAGTCGGCGTCATTTATTGATGAAAAGCTGCGTGCGCGGATATCGGACGTGCTGTACTCGCTGCGTACCACCGCAGGTAAAGGGTACATTTACTGTGTGATTGAACACCAAAGCCGCCCGGAAAAGCAGATGGCTTTCCGACTGCTGCGTTATTGTCTGGCTGCCATGCAGCAACATCTGGATCAGGGACACGATCGCTTACCGCTGGTGGTACCGCTGCTGTTTTATCACGGTAAGACCCGTCCTTATCCCTACCCCCTTCGCTGGCTGGACAGCTTTGCCGATCCCGTACTGGCACAAGCGCTGTATGAACAGCCTTTCCCACTGGTGGATTTAACCGTCATGCCGGACGATGAGATTCGCACGCATCGACGTATGGCGTTACTGGAACTGGTACAGAAGCATATTCGTACCCGTGATATGCTGGAGCTGGCGCGTGAGATTGGGTTACTATTTGAACGCTGGTCGGTGCCGCTGACTCAGCGTCGGGCGCTGTTATTTTATATTGCACAAGTGGGAAACACATCCAAACCCGCAGACTTCATTGACGCACTGGCTGCACCGCTATCAACCGGTCAGGAGGACATTATGACGATTGCAGAACAATTGAAAAAAATGGGATTCGAGGAAGGCATCCAACGCGGTATTCAGCAAGGATTGGAGCAGGGTATTGAACAAGGGATGAAAAGCAGCGCCAGACAAATTGCCCGAGAGTTGCTGTTAACGGGTATGGATAAGGAAAAAGTGCGGCAAATTACCCGACTTGAAAACGAAGAGCTGGAGCAGTTGGTCACGGCTATCCTGCATGAAACACAGCACTAA
- a CDS encoding DUF1456 family protein, with protein MMNNDVLRSVRYMLNLNNDHLLKILALVEMTVPPQQLASYVKKEGEEGYQPCPDIVMSYFLNGLILQKRGKDENQPAPQFERKMTNNIILKKLRVAFSLKTDDIQAILLEQNFRISVPEVTAMMRAPDHKNYRTCGDQVIRYFLKGLTARVRKG; from the coding sequence ATGATGAACAACGATGTCCTGCGCAGCGTGCGCTATATGCTGAATCTGAATAACGACCACCTGCTGAAAATCCTGGCGCTGGTGGAGATGACCGTCCCTCCCCAGCAGTTGGCGAGCTACGTCAAAAAAGAGGGTGAGGAAGGCTATCAACCTTGCCCGGACATCGTGATGAGTTATTTCCTGAATGGGCTGATTCTGCAAAAACGTGGCAAAGATGAAAATCAGCCTGCACCTCAGTTTGAGCGCAAGATGACCAACAATATTATTCTGAAAAAGCTGCGTGTCGCATTCTCGCTAAAAACGGATGATATTCAGGCGATCCTGCTGGAACAAAATTTCCGCATTTCAGTGCCGGAAGTCACCGCGATGATGCGCGCACCTGACCACAAAAACTATCGCACCTGCGGCGATCAGGTCATCCGCTACTTCCTGAAAGGGCTGACGGCGCGAGTACGTAAAGGCTAA
- a CDS encoding acireductone dioxygenase, with the protein MTTLSIYHRPHITQPVQQLTAFTDIASLLASAGIQLEHWHTDAPPPDASNETILTQYHADIERLKQQEGYTSADVISLTPDHAERLALREKFLQEHTHSEDEVRFFVRGSGSFFVPIGEQVFQLTCEAGDLLRVPANTPHWFDCGEFPDFVAIRIFTNPEGWVGHFTGRETFH; encoded by the coding sequence ATGACAACGCTCTCGATTTATCACCGCCCGCACATCACACAGCCCGTCCAACAGCTCACCGCGTTTACTGACATCGCTTCCCTGCTCGCCAGCGCCGGGATCCAGTTGGAACACTGGCACACTGACGCACCGCCGCCTGACGCCAGCAACGAAACCATCTTGACGCAATATCATGCCGATATTGAGCGTCTCAAACAGCAAGAGGGCTACACCTCTGCCGACGTGATCAGCCTGACGCCGGATCACGCCGAGAGACTGGCGCTGCGGGAAAAATTTCTTCAGGAACACACCCATAGTGAAGATGAAGTGCGCTTCTTCGTGCGCGGCAGCGGAAGCTTCTTTGTGCCGATTGGCGAGCAGGTTTTCCAGCTTACCTGCGAGGCCGGCGATCTCTTACGCGTTCCCGCCAACACGCCGCACTGGTTTGACTGCGGCGAATTTCCTGATTTTGTCGCGATCCGCATTTTTACTAATCCAGAAGGCTGGGTTGGGCACTTTACCGGACGGGAGACGTTTCACTAA